Proteins from a single region of Malaclemys terrapin pileata isolate rMalTer1 chromosome 25, rMalTer1.hap1, whole genome shotgun sequence:
- the MED1 gene encoding mediator of RNA polymerase II transcription subunit 1 isoform X2, which yields MKAAQGGAEETEKLNKMSSLLERLHAKFNQNRPWTETVKLVRQVMEKRVAMNSGGHQHLVSCLETLQKALKVSSLPAMTDRLESIARQNGLGSHLSANGTECYITSDMFYVEVQLDPTGLLCDVKVAHHGENPVSCPELVQQLREKNFDEFSKHLKGLVNLYKLPGDNKLKTKMYLALQSLELDLSKMAVMYWQATNASLLDKILHGSVGYLTPRSGGHLMNLKYYVSPYDLFEEGTGAPIILHENNVPRSLGMNASITIEGTLAMYKLPIAPLIMGSHPVDNKGTPSFSSVTSANSVDLPACFFLKFPRPIPVSRAFIQKLQSCTGIPLFDTPPTFVPLYELITQFELSKETDSVPLNHNMRFYAALPGQQHCYFLNKDAPLPDGRSLQGTLISKITFQHPGRVPLILNLIRHQVAYNTLIGSCVKRTVLKEDSPGILQFEVCPLSDSCFSVSFQHPVNDSLVCVVMDVQDSTHVNCKLYKGLSDALICTDDFIAKVVQRCMSIPVTMRAIRRKAETIQADTPALSLIAETVEDMVKKNLPPASSPGYGMTTGNNPMSGTTTPTNTFPGGPITTLFNMSMSMKERHDSVGHGEDFSKVSQNPILTSLLQITGNVGSTIGSSPTPPHHTPPPVSSPASNTKNHPMLMNLLKDNPPQDFSTLYGSSPLERQNSSSGSPRMEMGPGGNKQKKKKSRTPADKPKHQTEDDFQRELFSMDVDSQNPIFDVNMTADTLDTPHITPAPSQCSTPPTTYPQPIPHSQPSIQRMVRLSSSDSIGADVTDILSDIAEEAAKLPSTNEDCPPIGTPVRDSSSSGHSQSALFDPDVFQTNSENPYTDPADLIADATVSPNSDSSNHFFPDGVDFNPDLLNSQSQSGFGEEYFDESSQSGDADDFKGFASQALSSLGVQVLGGDGGENKFKGSNQADLVDFSIIAAASKTLGSSDIMEHHSGSQSPLLSTGDLGKEKSQKRVKEGNGSGSSLSGPGLDGKPGKRSRTPSSDGKSKEKLPKRKKADIEGKSPSHSSSNRPFTPPASSGGSKSPGSSGRSQTPPGVATPPIPKITIQIPKGTVTVGKPSHGQYTSSGSVSSSSKSHHSHSSSSSSSSSASGKVKSSKSEGSSGSKMSSSLYLSQGGSGSGQSKSSAQSVGKPGSSPITKHGLSSSSGGTKMKPQGKPSSLMNPSMSKPNISPSHSRPSGGSDKLASPMKPVPGTPPSSKAKSPISSGSGGSHMSGTGSGSNMKSSSGMGSSGSMSQKPPPSSNSSAASSSSFSSGGSSMSSSQNQHGSSKGKSPSRNKKPSLIAVIDKLKHGVVTSGPGGEDPMDGQMGPSSNSSSHSLSSKHNMSGGEFQGKREKSDKDKSKVSVSGGSVDSSKKTSDSKNIGSTGVAKIIISKHDGGSPSIKAKVTLQKPGEGGGDSLRPQMASSKSYGSPLISGSTPKHERCSPSHSKSPAYTPQNIDSESESGSSIAEKSYQNSPSSDDGIRPLPEYSSEKHKKHKKEKKKVKDKDRDRDRDRDKDRDKKKSHSIKPESWSKSPISSDQTLSMTSSAILSADRPSRPSPDFLIGEEDDDLMDVALIGN from the exons AAACGGAGAAGCTGAATAAGATGAGTTCTCTCTTGGAACGACTTCATGCAAAGTTTAACCAAAACAGACCTTGGACTGAAACGGTGAAGCTTGTCCGTCAAGTCATG GAAAAACGGGTTGCGATGAACTCTGGGGGCCATCAACATCTGGTGAGCTGTTTGGAGACTTTGCAGAAAGCATTAAAAG TATCGTCTCTGCCTGCCATGACAGATCGCTTGGAGTCTATAGCTAGACAAAACGG CCTTGGATCTCACCTTAGTGCAAATGGCACTGAATGTTACATCACTTCAGACATGTTCTATGTGGAAGTCCAGTTAGATCCTACAGGGCTGCTGTGTGATGTGAAGGTGGCGCACCATGGAGAAAATCCTGTG AGCTGTCCAGAACTGGTGCAACAGCTGAG AGAGAAAAACTTTGATGAATTCTCTAAGCATCTAAAGGGGCTTGTGAACCTTTATAAACTTCCTGGAGACAA CAAACTTAAAACTAAAATGTACTTGGCTCTTCAGTCTTTGGAGCTGGATCTCTCAAAGATGGCAGTGATGTACTG GCAAGCCACCAACGCAAGTCTCCTCGACAAGATTCTTCATGGCAGTGTTGGGTATCTCACCCCAAGAAGTGGAG GTCACCTGATGAATCTCAAGTATTACGTTTCGCCCTATGATTTATTTGAAGAAGGCACTGGAGCCCCCATTATTTTGCATGAGAACAACG TCCCTCGGTCTTTGGGCATGAACGCATCGATAACAATCGAAGGAACCTTGGCTATGTACAAACTCCCAATTGCACCATTAATTATGGGATCTCATCCTGTTGACAACAAAGG GACTCCATCCTTCTCATCAGTCACCAGTGCCAACAGTGTTGACTTGCCAGCTTGCTTCTTCTTGAAGTTCCCACGACCTATTCCAGTATCCCGGGCTTTCATTCAGAAACTGCAGAGCTGCACAG GAATCCCATTGTTTGACACCCCGCCAACGTTTGTCCCCCTGTATGAGCTGATCACGCAGTTTGAGTTATCCAAGGAGACCGATTCTGTACCTTTAAACCACAACATGCGCTTCTATGCA GCTCTTCCAGGACAGCAGCACTGCTATTTCCTGAACAAGGATGCTCCTCTTCCAGATGGAAGAAGCCTGCAAGGAACTCTCATTAGTAAAATCACCTTCCAGCACCCTGGCCGGGTTCCTCTCATCCTCAACTTGATCAGGCATCAGGTGGCCTACAACACACTGATTGGCAGTTGTGTCAAGCGAACTGTTTTAAAAGAAG ATTCTCCTGGGATCCTGCAATTTGAAGTTTGCCCCCTCTCCGATTCCTGTTTCAGTGTATCCTTTCAGCATCCTGTGAATGACTCCCTGGTGTGTG TGGTCATGGATGTGCAGGACTCCACACATGTGAACTGTAAACTATATAAAGGGCTCTCTGATGCTCTCATCTGTACAGATGACTTCATTGCCAAAGTTGTTCAAAG ATGTATGTCCATTCCTGTGACGATGAGAGCCATTCGTAGAAAGGCAGAAACCATTCAGGCAGATACACCAGCCCTGTCCCTTATTGCAGAGACAGTAGAAGACATGGTGAAGAAAAACCTTCCCCCCGCCAGCAGCCCAGGGTACGGCATGACCACAGGCAACAACCCAATGAGTGGTACCACTACACCAACAAACACTTTTCCGGGGGGGCCCATCACTACCCTGTTTAACATGAGCATGAGCATGAAAGAGAGGCATGACTCGGTGGGCCATGGGGAGGACTTCAGCAAAGTGTCTCAGAACCCTATTCTCACTAGTTTGTTGCAGATCACAGGGAATGTGGGGTCTACCATAGGCTCAAGTCCAACCCCTCCCCATCACACGCCACCACCAGTATCCTCACCAGCAAGCAACACCAAGAACCACCCGATGCTCATGAACCTCCTTAAAGACAATCCTCCTCAGGACTTCTCCACTCTGTATGGGAGCAGCCCTCTTGAAAGGCAGAACTCTTCTTCTGGCTCCCCCAGAATGGAAATGGGCCCTGGGGGgaacaagcaaaagaaaaaaaaatctcgcaCACCAGCAGACAAGCCCAAGCATCAAACTGAGGATGATTTTCAGAGAGAGCTGTTTTCAATGGACGTTGATTCCCAGAACCCGATTTTTGATGTCAACATGACCGCTGACACTCTGGATACCCCTCATATTACTCCAGCGCCCAGTCAGTGCAGCACTCCGCCTACTACGTACCCCCAGCCGATACCTCACTCTCAGCCCAGTATTCAGAGGATGGTTCGACTTTCCAGTTCAGACAGCATTGGAGCTGATGTTACTGATATCCTTTCTGATATAGCAGAGGAAGCTGCCAAGCTCCCCAGCACTAATGAGGACTGTCCACCCATCGGAACGCCTGTAAGAGACTCTTCTAGTTCAGGACATTCACAAAGTGCCCTATTTGACCCCGATGTCTTTCAGACAAATAGCGAGAACCCGTACACTGATCCAGCCGACCTTATAGCAGATGCTACTGTGAGCCCAAACAGTGACTCTTCAAACCATTTTTTCCCAGACGGAGTCGATTTCAATCCTGACTTACTGAACAGTCAGAGTCAAAGTGGCTTTGGGGAGGAGTACTTCGATGAGAGCAGTCAGAGTGGAGATGCTGACGATTTCAAGGGCTTTGCATCCCAGGCGCTAAGTAGTTTGGGAGTGCAAGTGTTGGGGGGTGATGGGggagaaaataaatttaaaggaAGCAATCAGGCAGACCTGGTTGACTTTAGTATTATTGCAGCTGCGAGCAAAACCCTGGGGTCCTCTGACATTATGGAGCATCATAGTGGAAGCCAGAGCCCTTTACTAAGTAcaggggatttgggaaaggaaaaGTCTCAGAAACGGGTAAAAGAAGGCAATGGCTCTGGGAGTAGTTTATCGGGTCCTGGGCTAGATGGTAAACCAGGAAAACGCAGCCGGACCCCGTCCAGTGATGGTAAAAGTAAAGAAAAGCTTCCAAAGCGGAAGAAAGCGGACATAGAAGGGAAATCTCCCTCTCATAGTTCATCCAACAGACCTTTCACCCCACCAGCAAGCTCTGGTGGGTCAAAATCTCCTGGAAGTTCAGGCAGATCTCAGACTCCTCCTGGTGTAGCCACTCCTCCTATTCCAAAAATCACAATTCAGATCCCCAAAGGGACAGTGACTGTTGGCAAACCTTCACACGGCCAGTATACAAGCAGTGGCTCTGTCTCCTCAAGCAGCAAAAGCCATCACagccattcctcctcctcttcctcctcctcttctgcctcAGGCAAAGTAAAAAGCAGCAAATCAGAAGGGTCTTCTGGCTCAAAGATGAGCAGCAGCCTCTACCTGAGCCAAGGTGGATCAGGTTCAGGGCAGTCAAAAAGCTCCGCTCAGTCTGTGGGAAAGCCTGGGTCCTCCCCTATCACCAAACATGGCCTCAGCAGCAGTTCCGGAGGTACCAAGATGAAGCCTCAAGGGAAGCCTTCATCACTTATGAACCCTTCCATGAGTAAACCAAACATTTCTCCTTCACATTCTAGACCATCAGGGGGTTCTGACAAGCTTGCCTCTCCAATGAAACCTGTTCCAGGTACTCCCCCGTCATCAAAAGCAAAATCGCCTATCAGTTCGGGTTCTGGGGGCTCACATATGTCTGGGACTGGATCAGGGTCAAATATGAAGTCCTCTTCAGGAATGGGATCCTCTGGGTCCATGTCGCAGAAACCACCTCCTTCATCAAACTCTTCTGCAGCATCTTCATCTTCCTTTTCATCTGGTGGTTCTTCCATGTCTTCATCTCAGAACCAGCATGGAAGCTCCAAGGGCAAATCTCCAAGCAGAAACAAGAAGCCATCCTTGATTGCAGTCATAGACAAACTTAAACATGGGGTTGTTACTAGTGGGCCTGGAGGTGAAGACCcaatggatggacagatggggcCAAGTTCCAATTCCTCAAGCCATTCTTTGTCCTCCAAACACAACATGTCTGGAGGCGAATTTCAGGGGAAGCGGGAGAAAAGCGACAAAGACAAATCTAAAGTCTCTGTTTCTGGAGGATCTGTTGACTCTTCCAAGAAGACTTCGGATTCCAAAAACATTGGTAGTACTGGAGTGGCCAAGATTATCATCAGCAAACACGATGGTGGTTCCCCTAGCATAAAAGCCAAAGTAACCTTGCAgaaacctggggaaggaggtggggataGTTTAAGGCCTCAGATGGCTTCTTCCAAAAGCTATGGATCCCCTCTGATCAGTGGGTCTACTCCAAAGCATGAACGCTGCTCACCCAGCCACAGTAAGTCACCAGCATACACTCCTCAAAACATAGACAGTGAGAGCGAGTCTGGCTCCTCTATAGCAGAGAAATCCTATCAGAACAGTCCCAGCTCTGATGATGGCATTAGGCCACTACCGGAATATAGTTCAGAAAAACATAAGAAGCacaaaaaagagaagaagaaagtgAAAGACAAAGACCGTGACAGAGATAGGGATCGTGACAAAGACAGAGACAAGAAGAAGTCTCATAGCATTAAACCAGAAAGTTGGTCTAAATCACCTATTTCTTCTGACCAGACTCTGTCCATGACAAGCAGTGCTATCCTATCAGCTGACAGGCCATCCCGGCCAAGCCCTGACTTTTTGATTGGGGAGGAAGACGATGACCTCATGGATGTTGCTCTGAttggcaattaa
- the MED1 gene encoding mediator of RNA polymerase II transcription subunit 1 isoform X1, which translates to MKAAQGGAEETEKLNKMSSLLERLHAKFNQNRPWTETVKLVRQVMEKRVAMNSGGHQHLVSCLETLQKALKVSSLPAMTDRLESIARQNGLGSHLSANGTECYITSDMFYVEVQLDPTGLLCDVKVAHHGENPVSCPELVQQLREKNFDEFSKHLKGLVNLYKLPGDNKLKTKMYLALQSLELDLSKMAVMYWQATNASLLDKILHGSVGYLTPRSGGHLMNLKYYVSPYDLFEEGTGAPIILHENNGTSPKRLRLATDCTLVPRSLGMNASITIEGTLAMYKLPIAPLIMGSHPVDNKGTPSFSSVTSANSVDLPACFFLKFPRPIPVSRAFIQKLQSCTGIPLFDTPPTFVPLYELITQFELSKETDSVPLNHNMRFYAALPGQQHCYFLNKDAPLPDGRSLQGTLISKITFQHPGRVPLILNLIRHQVAYNTLIGSCVKRTVLKEDSPGILQFEVCPLSDSCFSVSFQHPVNDSLVCVVMDVQDSTHVNCKLYKGLSDALICTDDFIAKVVQRCMSIPVTMRAIRRKAETIQADTPALSLIAETVEDMVKKNLPPASSPGYGMTTGNNPMSGTTTPTNTFPGGPITTLFNMSMSMKERHDSVGHGEDFSKVSQNPILTSLLQITGNVGSTIGSSPTPPHHTPPPVSSPASNTKNHPMLMNLLKDNPPQDFSTLYGSSPLERQNSSSGSPRMEMGPGGNKQKKKKSRTPADKPKHQTEDDFQRELFSMDVDSQNPIFDVNMTADTLDTPHITPAPSQCSTPPTTYPQPIPHSQPSIQRMVRLSSSDSIGADVTDILSDIAEEAAKLPSTNEDCPPIGTPVRDSSSSGHSQSALFDPDVFQTNSENPYTDPADLIADATVSPNSDSSNHFFPDGVDFNPDLLNSQSQSGFGEEYFDESSQSGDADDFKGFASQALSSLGVQVLGGDGGENKFKGSNQADLVDFSIIAAASKTLGSSDIMEHHSGSQSPLLSTGDLGKEKSQKRVKEGNGSGSSLSGPGLDGKPGKRSRTPSSDGKSKEKLPKRKKADIEGKSPSHSSSNRPFTPPASSGGSKSPGSSGRSQTPPGVATPPIPKITIQIPKGTVTVGKPSHGQYTSSGSVSSSSKSHHSHSSSSSSSSSASGKVKSSKSEGSSGSKMSSSLYLSQGGSGSGQSKSSAQSVGKPGSSPITKHGLSSSSGGTKMKPQGKPSSLMNPSMSKPNISPSHSRPSGGSDKLASPMKPVPGTPPSSKAKSPISSGSGGSHMSGTGSGSNMKSSSGMGSSGSMSQKPPPSSNSSAASSSSFSSGGSSMSSSQNQHGSSKGKSPSRNKKPSLIAVIDKLKHGVVTSGPGGEDPMDGQMGPSSNSSSHSLSSKHNMSGGEFQGKREKSDKDKSKVSVSGGSVDSSKKTSDSKNIGSTGVAKIIISKHDGGSPSIKAKVTLQKPGEGGGDSLRPQMASSKSYGSPLISGSTPKHERCSPSHSKSPAYTPQNIDSESESGSSIAEKSYQNSPSSDDGIRPLPEYSSEKHKKHKKEKKKVKDKDRDRDRDRDKDRDKKKSHSIKPESWSKSPISSDQTLSMTSSAILSADRPSRPSPDFLIGEEDDDLMDVALIGN; encoded by the exons AAACGGAGAAGCTGAATAAGATGAGTTCTCTCTTGGAACGACTTCATGCAAAGTTTAACCAAAACAGACCTTGGACTGAAACGGTGAAGCTTGTCCGTCAAGTCATG GAAAAACGGGTTGCGATGAACTCTGGGGGCCATCAACATCTGGTGAGCTGTTTGGAGACTTTGCAGAAAGCATTAAAAG TATCGTCTCTGCCTGCCATGACAGATCGCTTGGAGTCTATAGCTAGACAAAACGG CCTTGGATCTCACCTTAGTGCAAATGGCACTGAATGTTACATCACTTCAGACATGTTCTATGTGGAAGTCCAGTTAGATCCTACAGGGCTGCTGTGTGATGTGAAGGTGGCGCACCATGGAGAAAATCCTGTG AGCTGTCCAGAACTGGTGCAACAGCTGAG AGAGAAAAACTTTGATGAATTCTCTAAGCATCTAAAGGGGCTTGTGAACCTTTATAAACTTCCTGGAGACAA CAAACTTAAAACTAAAATGTACTTGGCTCTTCAGTCTTTGGAGCTGGATCTCTCAAAGATGGCAGTGATGTACTG GCAAGCCACCAACGCAAGTCTCCTCGACAAGATTCTTCATGGCAGTGTTGGGTATCTCACCCCAAGAAGTGGAG GTCACCTGATGAATCTCAAGTATTACGTTTCGCCCTATGATTTATTTGAAGAAGGCACTGGAGCCCCCATTATTTTGCATGAGAACAACGGTACGTCACCTAAAAGGCTGCGTCTGGCCACTGATTGTACTTTAG TCCCTCGGTCTTTGGGCATGAACGCATCGATAACAATCGAAGGAACCTTGGCTATGTACAAACTCCCAATTGCACCATTAATTATGGGATCTCATCCTGTTGACAACAAAGG GACTCCATCCTTCTCATCAGTCACCAGTGCCAACAGTGTTGACTTGCCAGCTTGCTTCTTCTTGAAGTTCCCACGACCTATTCCAGTATCCCGGGCTTTCATTCAGAAACTGCAGAGCTGCACAG GAATCCCATTGTTTGACACCCCGCCAACGTTTGTCCCCCTGTATGAGCTGATCACGCAGTTTGAGTTATCCAAGGAGACCGATTCTGTACCTTTAAACCACAACATGCGCTTCTATGCA GCTCTTCCAGGACAGCAGCACTGCTATTTCCTGAACAAGGATGCTCCTCTTCCAGATGGAAGAAGCCTGCAAGGAACTCTCATTAGTAAAATCACCTTCCAGCACCCTGGCCGGGTTCCTCTCATCCTCAACTTGATCAGGCATCAGGTGGCCTACAACACACTGATTGGCAGTTGTGTCAAGCGAACTGTTTTAAAAGAAG ATTCTCCTGGGATCCTGCAATTTGAAGTTTGCCCCCTCTCCGATTCCTGTTTCAGTGTATCCTTTCAGCATCCTGTGAATGACTCCCTGGTGTGTG TGGTCATGGATGTGCAGGACTCCACACATGTGAACTGTAAACTATATAAAGGGCTCTCTGATGCTCTCATCTGTACAGATGACTTCATTGCCAAAGTTGTTCAAAG ATGTATGTCCATTCCTGTGACGATGAGAGCCATTCGTAGAAAGGCAGAAACCATTCAGGCAGATACACCAGCCCTGTCCCTTATTGCAGAGACAGTAGAAGACATGGTGAAGAAAAACCTTCCCCCCGCCAGCAGCCCAGGGTACGGCATGACCACAGGCAACAACCCAATGAGTGGTACCACTACACCAACAAACACTTTTCCGGGGGGGCCCATCACTACCCTGTTTAACATGAGCATGAGCATGAAAGAGAGGCATGACTCGGTGGGCCATGGGGAGGACTTCAGCAAAGTGTCTCAGAACCCTATTCTCACTAGTTTGTTGCAGATCACAGGGAATGTGGGGTCTACCATAGGCTCAAGTCCAACCCCTCCCCATCACACGCCACCACCAGTATCCTCACCAGCAAGCAACACCAAGAACCACCCGATGCTCATGAACCTCCTTAAAGACAATCCTCCTCAGGACTTCTCCACTCTGTATGGGAGCAGCCCTCTTGAAAGGCAGAACTCTTCTTCTGGCTCCCCCAGAATGGAAATGGGCCCTGGGGGgaacaagcaaaagaaaaaaaaatctcgcaCACCAGCAGACAAGCCCAAGCATCAAACTGAGGATGATTTTCAGAGAGAGCTGTTTTCAATGGACGTTGATTCCCAGAACCCGATTTTTGATGTCAACATGACCGCTGACACTCTGGATACCCCTCATATTACTCCAGCGCCCAGTCAGTGCAGCACTCCGCCTACTACGTACCCCCAGCCGATACCTCACTCTCAGCCCAGTATTCAGAGGATGGTTCGACTTTCCAGTTCAGACAGCATTGGAGCTGATGTTACTGATATCCTTTCTGATATAGCAGAGGAAGCTGCCAAGCTCCCCAGCACTAATGAGGACTGTCCACCCATCGGAACGCCTGTAAGAGACTCTTCTAGTTCAGGACATTCACAAAGTGCCCTATTTGACCCCGATGTCTTTCAGACAAATAGCGAGAACCCGTACACTGATCCAGCCGACCTTATAGCAGATGCTACTGTGAGCCCAAACAGTGACTCTTCAAACCATTTTTTCCCAGACGGAGTCGATTTCAATCCTGACTTACTGAACAGTCAGAGTCAAAGTGGCTTTGGGGAGGAGTACTTCGATGAGAGCAGTCAGAGTGGAGATGCTGACGATTTCAAGGGCTTTGCATCCCAGGCGCTAAGTAGTTTGGGAGTGCAAGTGTTGGGGGGTGATGGGggagaaaataaatttaaaggaAGCAATCAGGCAGACCTGGTTGACTTTAGTATTATTGCAGCTGCGAGCAAAACCCTGGGGTCCTCTGACATTATGGAGCATCATAGTGGAAGCCAGAGCCCTTTACTAAGTAcaggggatttgggaaaggaaaaGTCTCAGAAACGGGTAAAAGAAGGCAATGGCTCTGGGAGTAGTTTATCGGGTCCTGGGCTAGATGGTAAACCAGGAAAACGCAGCCGGACCCCGTCCAGTGATGGTAAAAGTAAAGAAAAGCTTCCAAAGCGGAAGAAAGCGGACATAGAAGGGAAATCTCCCTCTCATAGTTCATCCAACAGACCTTTCACCCCACCAGCAAGCTCTGGTGGGTCAAAATCTCCTGGAAGTTCAGGCAGATCTCAGACTCCTCCTGGTGTAGCCACTCCTCCTATTCCAAAAATCACAATTCAGATCCCCAAAGGGACAGTGACTGTTGGCAAACCTTCACACGGCCAGTATACAAGCAGTGGCTCTGTCTCCTCAAGCAGCAAAAGCCATCACagccattcctcctcctcttcctcctcctcttctgcctcAGGCAAAGTAAAAAGCAGCAAATCAGAAGGGTCTTCTGGCTCAAAGATGAGCAGCAGCCTCTACCTGAGCCAAGGTGGATCAGGTTCAGGGCAGTCAAAAAGCTCCGCTCAGTCTGTGGGAAAGCCTGGGTCCTCCCCTATCACCAAACATGGCCTCAGCAGCAGTTCCGGAGGTACCAAGATGAAGCCTCAAGGGAAGCCTTCATCACTTATGAACCCTTCCATGAGTAAACCAAACATTTCTCCTTCACATTCTAGACCATCAGGGGGTTCTGACAAGCTTGCCTCTCCAATGAAACCTGTTCCAGGTACTCCCCCGTCATCAAAAGCAAAATCGCCTATCAGTTCGGGTTCTGGGGGCTCACATATGTCTGGGACTGGATCAGGGTCAAATATGAAGTCCTCTTCAGGAATGGGATCCTCTGGGTCCATGTCGCAGAAACCACCTCCTTCATCAAACTCTTCTGCAGCATCTTCATCTTCCTTTTCATCTGGTGGTTCTTCCATGTCTTCATCTCAGAACCAGCATGGAAGCTCCAAGGGCAAATCTCCAAGCAGAAACAAGAAGCCATCCTTGATTGCAGTCATAGACAAACTTAAACATGGGGTTGTTACTAGTGGGCCTGGAGGTGAAGACCcaatggatggacagatggggcCAAGTTCCAATTCCTCAAGCCATTCTTTGTCCTCCAAACACAACATGTCTGGAGGCGAATTTCAGGGGAAGCGGGAGAAAAGCGACAAAGACAAATCTAAAGTCTCTGTTTCTGGAGGATCTGTTGACTCTTCCAAGAAGACTTCGGATTCCAAAAACATTGGTAGTACTGGAGTGGCCAAGATTATCATCAGCAAACACGATGGTGGTTCCCCTAGCATAAAAGCCAAAGTAACCTTGCAgaaacctggggaaggaggtggggataGTTTAAGGCCTCAGATGGCTTCTTCCAAAAGCTATGGATCCCCTCTGATCAGTGGGTCTACTCCAAAGCATGAACGCTGCTCACCCAGCCACAGTAAGTCACCAGCATACACTCCTCAAAACATAGACAGTGAGAGCGAGTCTGGCTCCTCTATAGCAGAGAAATCCTATCAGAACAGTCCCAGCTCTGATGATGGCATTAGGCCACTACCGGAATATAGTTCAGAAAAACATAAGAAGCacaaaaaagagaagaagaaagtgAAAGACAAAGACCGTGACAGAGATAGGGATCGTGACAAAGACAGAGACAAGAAGAAGTCTCATAGCATTAAACCAGAAAGTTGGTCTAAATCACCTATTTCTTCTGACCAGACTCTGTCCATGACAAGCAGTGCTATCCTATCAGCTGACAGGCCATCCCGGCCAAGCCCTGACTTTTTGATTGGGGAGGAAGACGATGACCTCATGGATGTTGCTCTGAttggcaattaa